The region CCAGTTCGAAGCCTTCCAGGTACGCCGCCACCGACAGGTCGTAGGCCTGATCGTGTTCGCCGGCACGGTAAGCGGCGATGCTCTTGTCCAGAGTTGCCGCGGTGTAGTCGAGCAACTGTGCCGGGCCACGCTTGACCTGCGGCGGTTGCGCCCGTTGTGCGCGGAAGGTTGCCAAGGCTTGCGGGTCTTCGGCGGCCAGCACTTCGGCCGGTGTCTGGCGGGCCAGGTCGGCGATGTTGTAGGTCTTTTCGGATTTGGCTGCGGTCGGGTCGGCACTGAAGCCGGCGATGTAGGTTGCCAGGTCCCAGCGCTGACGGTCGTCCAGTTGATCGGCGAACGACGGCATGTCGGTGCCTTCGACGCCCTGACCCAGGGTGCTGTATATCGCGTAGAGGCTGAGGCGATCGAGTCGCGCCGCATCGCGCAGATTGGCCGGTGGCGGCGTCATGCCAACGCCTGCCGGGCCGTCACCGACACCGTGTCGCCGTGGCACACCGAGCATTGCTGCGCATATAGCGGCGCGCCGCGAGTCGGGTCCGGAGTAATCACCGGGGCCTGGCTGACCTGATACGCCACCGCCAGTTTCGCGCCGAGTTGGCGAGCCTGACGTGCAACGTCGGTGCCGTCCATGCGTGCAGCGATCGCGGTGCGCAGGTTGTTGACGCCTTGCTCCAATTCAGCGCGCTCGGGCTTGGCCGGTAACTCGGAGATCAAACCTTGCAGCACACCCAGAAATTCCTGCTGCTCGAGGTATTCAGACTCATCGATAACCTTGCCCGCTTCGACCGCCATCGGGTAGTCAGCGCCAATGTAATCGAGCAAATGCAGGGCCTTTGGCGCGCCTTCGGCAGTTTCGGCCTGCGCATTGAGGCTGCAAAACGCAATAACCGGCAGCACTAGCCACGCCAGAAAACGGGAGGAGGCAGTCATGAATGAATCTCAAGGGGAAATACGAAGTAATACATTGTTCACTTCCAATGACTTTCACTCAAGCTTTGTTGGTATTTCCTGTACAGCTGCGTATACATTCCGCGGCGAATCACCACCTCTTCGCGGTATCCGTTCAGGGAAGAATCATTGTCCATGCGTTTGCGCCTCTTTTTCTCGCTACTGCTGAGCCTCACCGTCTTACTGAGTGGATGCGCCGCGTACCGCAATTACGATCAGGAGATGCAACAGACCAACGACCAATTGTTGGTAGGCAACCTCCAAGGCGCACTGGACCTGGTGGAATTGCACAATCCCTGGGAAGACAAGGATTTGCTTTATTACCTGGAGAAAGGCGCCATCCTGAGTCTTTCCAGTGAGCCGCAACGAGGCCTGAAGGCTTGGCGCAGCGCCGACCAGATGGTGTTCCAGCGCGAAGATGCCGTGCCCTCAGGCGCAATGAAACTGCTCACCCGCTTCGGCAACGAAATGGGCACCATGCTGGTCAATGACAAGCTTCAGCGCTACGAAGGCTACGACTACGAAAAAGTCATGTTGACCACGCAAATGGCCCTCAACCAATTGGTCGTGAATGACTTCGACGGTGCCCGCACCGACATCAAGAAAACCCACGAACGCGAAGCGCTGATTGCCCGTCAGCGCGAGCGGCAGTACGAAGAGGTCGAGGAGCAGGCCAAGGCCCAGGGCATTTCGGTGCACTACAAGGACCTGCAGGGCTACCCGGTAACCACCCTCGATGCGCCAGCCGTGATCGAACTGAAAAACGGCTACCAGAGCGCCTTCAGCCATTACCTGGCAGGCTTCACCTACGAAGCCCTCGGCGAACGCGATCTCGCCGCGCCGGGTTATCGCCAGGCCATTGAATTGCGCCCGAACCTGCCATTTCTCGAGCAAGCGTTGCGCAATCTCGACCAGCCGCCGGCAAAAGCCGATGAAAGTGACGTACTGATCGTCATCCAAAGCGGCCTGGCGCCAGCACGCAGCTCGGTGCGCGTGCCGATCCCGGTACGTCTAAACGAAAACCTGGTGATCGTTGCGCCGATTTCTTTCCCGGTGATGATCCCGGACTCCATCACGCCAGCGTTCGACCACATCGTCGTCGATGGTCGCAAACGGCCGCTGACCGCGCTCAACAGCGTCACCGACATGGCCTTGCGCACTTTACGTGATGATATGCCCGCGATCATTTCGCGGGCCATGTTCCGCGCCAACATGGCGGCTATCGGCCAGGCCCAGGAGAACGAGCGCTACCCGGCCAAGGCATCGCTGGTGGTCACCCGCGAAGACCCGTTCGAGGAGGCCGACACCCGCACCTGGCGCACCCTGCCGGACAAAACCCTGGTCGCACGTCTGCGGCTGAAAAAAGGTGAACACTTGCTCAACGCGCCGAACGCGCCCGGCACCGCATCGATCTCCCTGCGCATCGACCGCGACTTTGAAGTGATCAACCTGCGCACAATAAACACCGTGGCCTTCGTCGTCGCAAAGACTTATGTGCTGGCCTCACCAGCGCCGGTAACAGGTCAGAAATAAGTGATGGCACACTTTTAAAATATGTAATTAAAAAGCCATTACATAGCCAGCATCCACGCTTATAATGCCGCGCCCTCGCTATTGCGATGCGGCATATAAGCTCCTCTTGTTATGAGGAATTGGCAGGACGCCAGTCTCCCTGCCGATAGGTCCCAACAGCCCGACCAGCATGCGCGGCTGCATATACTCAGGGAAGAAGTACCCCTATGGCCTCTCGCGCCCTTACCTCGATCGCACTCAGCGCGGTCACCTTGCTCTCCGGCTGTACGGCATTTCGCAACTACGACTCCGAACTCGCGCAAACCAATCAGCAACTGGCCGCCGGCAACGTCGATGCCGCGCTGACCCTGCTGGAAAAGAACAACACCGGCCCGGACAAAGACCTGCTTTATTACTTCGAGAAGGGTGAACTGCTGCGCGCCAAGGGCGACTTGTCCGGCAGCCAGAATGCCTGGACCAGCGCCGATCAGGTGGTGGGCAAGTGGGAAGACTCGGTCAAGTTCGATACCGACAAGTACCTGGCACAGTTCGGCAGCTTCCTGGTCAACGATAAAGTCCGTCGCTACGAAGGCTACGACTACGAAAAAGTCATGCTGACCACTCAGATGGCGCTCAATTTGCTGGCGGTGAACGACTTTGACGGCGCGCGCATGTCGATCAAGAAGACCCACGAACGCGAAGCGGTGATCGCCGATCTGCGGGACAAGGAATACCTCAAGAGCGAAGACGAAGCCGAGAAACAAGGCATCAAGACCCAATACAAAGACTTGCAGGGTTATCCGGTCGCCAGCCTTGACGCGCCGGACGTGGTCAGCCTGAAAAACAGTTATCAGAGTGCGTTCAGCCATTACCTGGCCGGTTTCGTCTACGAAGCATTGGGTGAAAAAGACCTCGCTGCACCGGGTTATCGCAAGGCTGCCGAACTGCGCCCGAACACGCCTTTGCTGGAGCAGGCGCTGGTCAACCTTGACAAGCCTGCAAAGGATGACGACAGCGATATTG is a window of Pseudomonas sp. 10S4 DNA encoding:
- a CDS encoding COG3014 family protein gives rise to the protein MRLRLFFSLLLSLTVLLSGCAAYRNYDQEMQQTNDQLLVGNLQGALDLVELHNPWEDKDLLYYLEKGAILSLSSEPQRGLKAWRSADQMVFQREDAVPSGAMKLLTRFGNEMGTMLVNDKLQRYEGYDYEKVMLTTQMALNQLVVNDFDGARTDIKKTHEREALIARQRERQYEEVEEQAKAQGISVHYKDLQGYPVTTLDAPAVIELKNGYQSAFSHYLAGFTYEALGERDLAAPGYRQAIELRPNLPFLEQALRNLDQPPAKADESDVLIVIQSGLAPARSSVRVPIPVRLNENLVIVAPISFPVMIPDSITPAFDHIVVDGRKRPLTALNSVTDMALRTLRDDMPAIISRAMFRANMAAIGQAQENERYPAKASLVVTREDPFEEADTRTWRTLPDKTLVARLRLKKGEHLLNAPNAPGTASISLRIDRDFEVINLRTINTVAFVVAKTYVLASPAPVTGQK